In bacterium, the sequence AGGGGTTTCAAAACTAAGCCAGCTTAACGGCAGCACGGCCAGACGCTCCATCAGCGATCGCTGGATATACAAAAAACCCTGTCCGCTGGGCCCTAACAGCCATTTATGTCCAGAGGTCGCCAAAAAGCTGATCCCGGCCGCCCGCACATCCACCGGCATGGCGCCCAGGCCCTGCACCGCATCCACAAAGAATAGGATGTTGCGTTCACGGCAAAAGTCTCCGATACGCTCCAGATCATAGCGAAAGCCGTTATCGTATTCGACAAAACTGAGGGCGATGAGCCGTGTATGGTGATCGACAGCCGAAAACAGGGTTGCATACGCCTGTTCCGACCGCGGTAGAATCGGCGTGCGCACATCGACCTGTTTGCGGCGCAGATTCAACCAGGGGAAAACATTCGCCGGAAATTGATTGGCATTGGTCACCAAGTTGTCTCCGGGTCGCCAGGTCAATCCGTGGGCGACGAGCATGGCGCCCGTACTGACATTATCGATGAACGCAACCTCATCGACACGGGCATGGATGAGATCGGCCGCCATGCCGCGAACCTCTTCCTTACGGCTGATCCATCGCTCTTCGTATAGGTCGCCGAACGACGCATCCTTCAGATAACGATTCACCGCATCGATTGCCGGCGTGGATTTAGGCGATTCTGCCGCATGGTTCATAAAGATATGGTCGACCGTGACCGGAAAGAGCGTGCGCAGGGCCTCCACGTTCATCTTATTTTCCAGTGGGCAGATTGCCGAGCAATGGCTTCAACAGATCGATCGGCAGCGGGAACACGATGGTGGAGTTGTTCTCCGTCGCGATTTCCGAGAGCGTCTGCAGATAGCGCAACTGCAGGGCCTGCGGATGAGTGGCGATGATCTCTGCGGCGTTGGCCAGGGTTTGCGAAGCTTGGAACTCTCCTTCCGCATGAATGATCTTGGCGCGGCGTTCCCGTTCAGCCTCCGCCTGGCGCGCCATGGCGCGCTGCATTTCCACCGGCAGATCCACATGCTTGACTTCGACCATGCTCACCTTGATGCCCCAGGGATCGGTGTGCGAGTCGATGATGACCTGCAGCTCCTGGTTGATTTTGTCGCGTGCAGAAAGCAATTCGTCCAGCTCCGCCTGGCCCAGGACTGAACGCAGGGTGGTCTGAGCGAGCTGCGAGGTGGCATAAAAATAGTCTTCGACCTCCACCACCGCTTTGCTTGGATAGAGCACGCGAAAATAGAGCACGGCATTGACTTTGACTGAGACGTTGTCCCGGGTGATGATATCCTGGGAGGGCACGTCCATGGTGTGCGTGCGCAAACTGACTTTGACCATGCGGTCGATCAGAGGGATGAGAAAGATGATGCCAGGGCCGCGGTCGCCGACCAGACGTCCCAGGCGGAAAACTACGCCGCGCTCATATTCGCGCAGCACTTT encodes:
- a CDS encoding aminotransferase class V-fold PLP-dependent enzyme, with product MNVEALRTLFPVTVDHIFMNHAAESPKSTPAIDAVNRYLKDASFGDLYEERWISRKEEVRGMAADLIHARVDEVAFIDNVSTGAMLVAHGLTWRPGDNLVTNANQFPANVFPWLNLRRKQVDVRTPILPRSEQAYATLFSAVDHHTRLIALSFVEYDNGFRYDLERIGDFCRERNILFFVDAVQGLGAMPVDVRAAGISFLATSGHKWLLGPSGQGFLYIQRSLMERLAVLPLSWLSFETPFDFSNYERPLLDSAARFEGGTSNLMGIAALGAGLELILQTGVTAISQRILHLTDLLIEGLAERNFSIDGCLTPAHRSGIVAFRHPNVPTEQWHARLSENRVIVSLRNNHIRLSPHFYNSEAEVEHLLSILD
- a CDS encoding slipin family protein, whose protein sequence is MVIQPFVILIILLVLLLSSAIKVLREYERGVVFRLGRLVGDRGPGIIFLIPLIDRMVKVSLRTHTMDVPSQDIITRDNVSVKVNAVLYFRVLYPSKAVVEVEDYFYATSQLAQTTLRSVLGQAELDELLSARDKINQELQVIIDSHTDPWGIKVSMVEVKHVDLPVEMQRAMARQAEAERERRAKIIHAEGEFQASQTLANAAEIIATHPQALQLRYLQTLSEIATENNSTIVFPLPIDLLKPLLGNLPTGK